A region from the Silene latifolia isolate original U9 population chromosome 7, ASM4854445v1, whole genome shotgun sequence genome encodes:
- the LOC141590623 gene encoding uncharacterized protein LOC141590623, with product MPEETENNDHSYDYYDDPLYLSSSDQPFSHLVTPLFDGTDFLGWKQDVLMALASKNKDCFIDGTFTRPPKTDKKFHQWVRCDLMVMKWVLNSLDKSIRDNLKYVKSAQELWEELMERYGQANAVEIYQLRKDLGSVSQSNLSLVEYYSKLKNYWETLDSLDPLPQCSCGKISLCTCTIMKRIVARENNSKLIQFLMGLNNGFDTVRTQIPLQEKGLFATDQSVAK from the coding sequence ATGCCTGAAGAAACAGAAAACAATGATCATAGTTACGACTACTATGATGATCCACTTTACTTATCTTCATCGGATCAACCATTCTCTCATCTGGTCACTCCACTGTTTGATGGCACGGATTTTTTGGGTTGGAAACAAGATGTATTGATGGCACTGGCATCGAAGAATAAGGACTGCTTCATTGATGGCACGTTTACCAGGCCACCAAAGACTGACAAGAAGTTCCATCAGTGGGTTCGCTGTGACCTGATGGTTATGAAATGGGTCCTCAATTCATTGGACAAGTCTATCCGTGATAACCTCAAATATGTCAAGTCTGCACAAGAACTTTGGGAGGAATTAATGGAACGCTATGGTCAAGCTAATGCAGTTGAGATTTATCAGCTGCGAAAAGATCTTGGTTCTGTAAGTCAGTCTAACTTGTCTTTAGTTGAATATTACAGCAAGTTGAAGAACTATTGGGAGACTTTAGACAGTTTAGACCCTCTACCTCAATGTTCTTGTGGGAAAATTTCACTCTGTACTTGTACCATCATGAAAAGGATTGTTGCAAGAGAGAACAATTCCAAATTAATTCAGTTTTTAATGGGATTGAACAATGGATTTGACACTGTCAGAACCCAAATTCCACTACAAGAAAAAGGCCTATTTGCAACGGACCAATCCGTTGCGAAATAA